A window of the Tachysurus fulvidraco isolate hzauxx_2018 chromosome 6, HZAU_PFXX_2.0, whole genome shotgun sequence genome harbors these coding sequences:
- the map2 gene encoding microtubule-associated protein 2 isoform X14, which yields MADGRQPEDSASQWALPGTQDSSSPVGENGFSYRTCQPGAAHAAAAASYAKENGFNGDLPSGHEVTAEQVSARIVQEVTAEAVAVLKGEQELHPGTAVRLSSVEDSTNLPPSPPPSPAAEHFGPLEQAVKMDAEKPCGERATPVSTDFAQSEVKPEDLTSYQSVVPDTSLPSLSDTDAFAVSPNGQSNAKEPTVNPDQKEDSPVNIEKQAPTDAVSLDSSMSQTHVMQLLEVESTSTGDKQLDVIASAKSLEVPGTESASSDKQEGTMDKSGMSAYFETTTLKSEETRGQGEDYYELSTASDETKSAISSVPEISYSTLVQSQSIGEIPESQKGTEEQQKVLASSEKRDDCKLSPGKLALEQRSYSLNITIGAMDQSGGQGRPRNFSPLATDIMSYTSGSLDESTECIPVSPSVEKLPSFPPLILETSASVTTPSASPPHDTVADIKTTSPQPESPGSPLPNKFSYKNGAVMAQDLPEMLDLAGTRTRLMSDNTDPEIIRRKSVPADMPALVSDSLAHLFQGQRVTKSETQLEEHGYCVFSEYSGPMPSPADVHSPLDSPPTQIFNRMISEEKETIPNTSGQESPSSNVLKEDISPETEEEKDTREKMCKNNDAGAEQPSNQVKTFATPTVTVTLEGVKTDLDEEAKLAAEQEAEIADYERQIRKLEMEDRPLSVEEERELQELREKVKNKPDLVHQEAYEEVDAEDVYQLTGVAKDRIARPIKPSPTSSVESGTEEEKVPVDTEKTKQAQDGQKEEPAKLSPAESVEKPRKDQNLLQSDKENETIGEKSQLEIAMAEQAPVSTSVSQSKEEEIEVAEEPMEYMQAEKAGLDLPNVPEILEKVEPRKTEQDQSEVKQIETELVEKDDKPKVTHEEPKVVEKHEEPKVVEKHEEPKVVETHEEPKVVEKHEEPKVVEKHEEPKVVETHEEPKVVETHEEPKVVEKHEEPKVVEKDEEPKVVEKDEEPKVVEKDEEPKVVEKDEESKVVEKDKEDKGFEKDEEHNIVEKYEEPQSVQKEQEFKIAEKDEEPTVVEKHEEPKVVKDEEPTVAGKDEEPKVVKKDNEPSFVEKDEEPKVVENDEETRVVEKDEEPEVVDKHEETGLEKDEKTGLVKDKVEEHDELEGAGAAVQETIEPRAAIESIVTVEDDFITVVQTIDEREVPGHSVRFSTPPEEESPQMLRDEEEEEDSIEMAQEAEMEAASLEEVQDAPEAVQAPVCPPKEVPESECPTESYDDYKDETTIDDSILDSSWIDTQDDDKSMATEKIEPLPRILSPAKKPSTEKPVKQKPKSGRAKGRISTPERKPIWKDPGPVQKGDLKKKKAVIKKVEVTKKSENQSRSPSRKSVLKAAVRHPRATQHHICAKRKPTVSADGRLTFSSVRHSRDRASTPNPTSLTKIPTCKTRASALPQPRLNSTCSYNKTSLLVEFEGPRPFSAGPQDSISINNLEKDGGSRSPEKRSSLPRPASILTRRAYTSEYEESSTSITSSGSTAPRRPTSFQTEVRAEHRTGRSASMTGTESVRSRSARSGTSTPRTPGSTAITPGTPPSTSCRTPGTPRTPGTPKSLSLLSQEQKVAILRTPPKSPVTGSKQLRVLNQPMPDLKNVRAKIGSTDNIKYQPKGGLIQISNKKLDFSHVQSKCGSKDNLKFSPLGGNVQIQSKKLDLSHVTSKCGSMDNIHHKPGGGNVRIESVKLDFKDKAHAKIGSLDNAHHVPGGGNVMVRGGHFPPGTLVSSPGPKTCMIESHKLMFRETAKARVDHGAEIVTQSSGLSPHQMSSSGSINLLESPQLATLAEDVTAALAKQGL from the exons ATGGCAGACGGTCGGCAGCCTGAGGACAGCGCCTCGCAGTGGGCATTGCCAGGGACCCAGGACTCCTCCAGTCCTGTGGGAGAGAATGGTTTCTCCTACAGGACGTGCCAGCCTGGTGCTGCGCACGCCGCCGCCGCTGCCTCCTATGCCAAAGAGAACGGCTTTAACGGTGACCTGCCCTCGGGCCATGAAGTAACTGCAG AGCAAGTGTCCGCGCGCATTGTGCAGGAGGTGACGGCCGAGGCAGTGGCGGTTCTGAAGGGAGAGCAGGAGCTCCATCCAGGCACAGCCGTCCGACTCTCCTCAG TGGAAGACTCAACCAATTTGCCACCTTCTCCACCTCCGTCTCCTGCGGCTGAGCACTTTGGCCCTCTGGAGCAAG CTGTGAAGATGGATGCAGAAAAGCCATGTGGAGAGAGGGCTACGCCGGTCAGCACGGACTTCGCTCAGTCAGAGGTGAAACCAGAGGATCTCACCTCTTACCAAAGTGTTGTCCCTGATACATCATTACCCAGCCTAAGTGACACAGATGCTTTTGCTGTTTCACCAAATGGTCAGAGCAATGCCAAAGAGCCCACGGTGAATCCTGATCAAAAGGAAGACTCACCAGTCAATATTGAGAAGCAAGCTCCTACAGATGCAGTTTCTTTAGACTCAAGTATGTCTCAAACACACGTGATGCAATTACTAGAAGTGGAATCTACATCTACTGGAGACAAGCAGCTAGATGTTATAGCAAGTGCCAAAAGTCTAGAAGTGCCTGGAACAGAGTCTGCTAGCTCAGATAAACAAGAAGGAACTATGGACAAGTCTGGAATGTCTGCTTATTTTGAAACAACCACACTGAAATCAGAGGAGACGAGGGGACAAGGTGAAGATTATTATGAGCTTAGTACTGCATCAGATGAGACTAAGTCTGCCATTTCCTCAGTTCCAGAAATTAGCTACAGTACCCTAGTTCAATCTCAGTCTATAGGTGAAATTCCTGAAAGTCAAAAGGGTACTGAAGAGCAACAAAAGGTTCTCGCATCATCTGAAAAAAGGGATGATTGCAAGCTCTCTCCTGGAAAGTTGGCCTTGGAGCAAAGAAGTTACTCCCTGAATATCACCATTGGGGCTATGGATCAGAGTGGAGGACAAGGGCGTCCCAGAAACTTCTCCCCATTAGCGACTGACATCATGTCTTATACCAGTGGAAGCCTTGATGAATCTACCGAATGCATTCCTGTCTCGCCATCAGTGGAGAAACTCCCCTCTTTCCCACCACTGATCCTGGAGACATCAGCCTCTGTCACCACTCCATCAGCTTCTCCACCTCATGACACAGTAGCTGATATCAAGACCACAAGTCCACAGCCTGAATCCCCAGGTTCTCCCTTACCTAATAAGTTCAGCTATAAAAATGGTGCTGTGATGGCACAAGATCTACCTGAAATGCTGGACTTGGCAGGTACTCGTACAAGATTAATGTCTGATAACACTGATCCTGAGATTATAAGAAGGAAGTCAGTCCCTGCTGACATGCCTGCCCTAGTGAGTGACTCCTTAGCCCATTTGTTTCAGGGTCAGCGAGTTACAAAAAGCGAGACTCAATTGGAGGAACATGGATACTGTGTTTTTAGTGAGTACTCTGGTCCCATGCCATCTCCAGCGGATGTTCACAGTCCATTGGATTCTCCACCAACACAAATCTTCAACAGAATGAtttcagaagaaaaagagaCCATTCCAAATACAAGTGGACAGGAAAGTCCATCATCTAACGTTCTAAAAGAAGACATTTCCCCAGAAACAGAGGAGGAAAAGGATAcaagagaaaaaatgtgcaaaaataatgaTGCTGGAGCAGAGCAGCCAAGCAATCAAGTTAAAACGTTTGCCACTCcaactgttactgttactctggAAGGCGTGAAAACAGATCTTGATGAAGAGGCCAAACTTGCAGCTGAACAGGAGGCTGAAATAGCTGATTATGAGAGGCAAATTCGCAAGCTGGAAATGGAAGACAGACCTTTAAGTGTTGAAGAGGAGAGGGAGCTCCAGGAGCTACGTGAAAAGGTGAAGAATAAGCCAGATTTGGTTCACCAGGAAGCCTATGAGGAGGTAGATGCTGAGGATGTGTACCAGCTTACTGGAGTTGCCAAGGACAGGATTGCTAGACCAATTAAAccatcaccaacatcatcagTGGAGAGTggaacagaagaagaaaaagtacCTGTTGACACAGAGAAAACTAAACAGGCACAAGACGGTCAGAAAGAAGAGCCCGCAAAATTGTCTCCTGCAGAATCTGTCGAGAAACCCAGGAAAGATCAGAACCTCCTACAATCTGACAAGGAGAATGAGACTATTGGAGAAAAATCACAACTGGAAATTGCGATGGCAGAGCAGGCTCCTGTTTCCACTTCAGTGTCACaaagtaaagaagaagaaatagaagTAGCTGAGGAACCTATGGAGTACATGCAAGCAGAAAAAGCAGGTTTAGATTTGCCAAATGTGCCTGAGATACTGGAGAAGGTTGAACCACGGAAGACTGAACAAGATCAGTCTGAAGTAAAACAAATTGAAACAGAGCTTGTTGAGAAAGATGACAAGCCCAAAGTGACACATGAGGAGCCTAAAGTTGTTGAGAAACATGAGGAGCCTAAAGTTGTTGAGAAACATGAGGAGCCTAAAGTTGTTGAGACCCATGAGGAGCCTAAAGTTGTTGAGAAACATGAGGAGCCTAAAGTTGTTGAGAAACATGAGGAGCCTAAAGTTGTTGAGACACATGAGGAGCCTAAAGTTGTTGAGACACATGAGGAGCCTAAAGTTGTTGAGAAACATGAGGAGCCTAAAGTTGTTGAGAAAGATGAGGAGCCTAAAGTTGTTGAGAAAGATGAGGAGCCTAAAGTTGTTGAGAAAGATGAGGAGCCTAAAGTTGTTGAGAAAGATGAAGAGTCCAAAGTTGTTGAGAAAGATAAAGAGGACAAAGGTTTTGAGAAAGATGAAGAGCACAATATTGTTGAGAAATATGAGGAGCCACAAAGTGTTCAAAAAGAACAAGAATTCAAAATTGCTGAGAAAGATGAAGAGCCCACAGTCGTTGAGAAACACGAGGAGCCTAAAGTTGTGAAGGACGAAGAGCCTACAGTTGCTGGGAAGGACGAAGAGCCAAAAGTTGTTAAGAAAGATAACGAGCCGTCGTTTGTTGAGAAAGATGAAGAGCCCAAAGTTGTTGAGAACGACGAAGAGACCAGAGTTGTGGAAAAAGATGAAGAGCCCGAAGTTGTTGACAAGCATGAAGAAACTGGACttgaaaaagatgaaaagacAGGACTTGTGAAAGATAAAGTGGAAGAGCATGACGAGTTGGAAGGGGCAGGGGCAGCGGTACAAGAAACCATAGAGCCCCGAGCTGCCATTGAGTCTATTGTAACCGTGGAAGATGACTTTATTACTGTGGTGCAGACCATTGATGAACGAGAAGTACCTGGGCACAGCGTACGTTTCTCCACTCCTCCTGAAGAAGAATCACCACAAATGCTTCgagatgaagaggaggaagaagactCTATTGAAATGGCTCAAGAAGCAGAAATGGAGGCTGCTAGCCTAGAGGAAGTCCAGGATGCTCCTGAAGCTGTACAGGCCCCTGTGTGTCCTCCTAAGGAGGTTCCAGAGAGCGAGTGTCCTACTGAGAGCTATGATGACTACAAGGATGAAACCACTATCGATGACTCCATCTTAGACAGCTCCTGGATAGACACTCAAG ATGATGATAAGAGCATGGCCACAGAGAAAATTGAGCCTCTTCCAAGAATATTAAGCCCTGCCAAGAAGCCCTCTACCGAGAAGCCAGTCAAACAGAAGCCTAAATCAGGCAGAGCCAAAGGCCGAATTTCCACACCGGAACGCAAACCCATCTGGAAAGATCCGGGACCGGTCCAAAAAGGGgatctgaagaagaaaaaag CTGTGATTAAGAAGGTTGAGgtcacaaaaaaatctgaaaatcagAGCCGTTCTCCCTCCAGGAAGAGTGTTTTAAAGGCCGCCGTAAGGCATCCTAGAGCTACCCAACATCACATCTGTGCTAAGCGGAAACCCACAG taTCAGCAGACGGACGGCTGACGTTCAGCTCGGTGCGTCATTCCAGAGACAGGGCGTCT ACCCCCAACCCGACTTCACTAACTAAGATCCCCACCTGTAAAACACGGGCGTCGGCTCTTCCTCAGCCCCGCCTGAACTCCACCTGCTCCTACAATAAAACAAGCTTATTGGTGGAGTTCGAAGGGCCCCGCCCCTTCTCAGCAGGGCCTCAAGATTCCATCTCAATTAACAATTTAGAAAAG GACGGAGGATCTCGGAGCCCCGAGAAGAGATCGTCTCTGCCTCGACCAGCCTCTATTCTGACTCGACGCGCTTACACTAGCGAATACGAGGAGAGCTCCACCTCCATCACTAGCTCTGGATCGACTGCACCACGCAGGCCCACAT CTTTCCAGACTGAAGTCAGAGCTGAACACAGGACAGGTCGATCTGCCAGTATGACAG GCACCGAGTCCGTGCGTTCCCGCTCCGCTCGCTCCGGCACCTCCACTCCCCGCACTCCCGGCTCCACGGCCATCACTCCCGGCACTCCTCCCAGCACATCCTGTCGCACCCCAGGCACCCCACGCACCCCGGGCACCCCCAAATCCCTCAGCCTTCTCTCACAGGAGCAGAAGGTGGCCATTCTTCGTACGCCTCCGAAGTCTCCTGTCACTGGATCCAAGCAGCTGCGTGTCCTCAACCAACCCATGCCTGACCTCAAGAACGTCAGGGCCAAGATCGGATCCACGGATAACATCAAGTACCAGCCTAAAGGAGGACTG ATTCAAATTTCAAACAAGAAGCTGGACTTCAGTCATGTGCAATCAAAATGTGGGTCCAAGGATAACCTGAAGTTTTCACCCCTTGGAGGCAAT GTTCAGATTCAATCGAAGAAGCTCGATCTCAGCCACGTGACCTCCAAGTGCGGCTCTATGGATAACATCCACCACAAGCCAG
- the map2 gene encoding microtubule-associated protein 2 isoform X13, translated as MADGRQPEDSASQWALPGTQDSSSPVGENGFSYRTCQPGAAHAAAAASYAKENGFNGDLPSGHEVTAEQVSARIVQEVTAEAVAVLKGEQELHPGTAVRLSSVEDSTNLPPSPPPSPAAEHFGPLEQDVGDEEEAGPLCRFQNSRERCKFLAPSISVSVPEDEPYYSDEEYYDHPLFSPEWTLSGSCPSGQAAAFSQIEAVKMDAEKPCGERATPVSTDFAQSESNAKEPTVNPDQKEDSPVNIEKQAPTDAVSLDSSMSQTHVMQLLEVESTSTGDKQLDVIASAKSLEVPGTESASSDKQEGTMDKSGMSAYFETTTLKSEETRGQGEDYYELSTASDETKSAISSVPEISYSTLVQSQSIGEIPESQKGTEEQQKVLASSEKRDDCKLSPGKLALEQRSYSLNITIGAMDQSGGQGRPRNFSPLATDIMSYTSGSLDESTECIPVSPSVEKLPSFPPLILETSASVTTPSASPPHDTVADIKTTSPQPESPGSPLPNKFSYKNGAVMAQDLPEMLDLAGTRTRLMSDNTDPEIIRRKSVPADMPALVSDSLAHLFQGQRVTKSETQLEEHGYCVFSEYSGPMPSPADVHSPLDSPPTQIFNRMISEEKETIPNTSGQESPSSNVLKEDISPETEEEKDTREKMCKNNDAGAEQPSNQVKTFATPTVTVTLEGVKTDLDEEAKLAAEQEAEIADYERQIRKLEMEDRPLSVEEERELQELREKVKNKPDLVHQEAYEEVDAEDVYQLTGVAKDRIARPIKPSPTSSVESGTEEEKVPVDTEKTKQAQDGQKEEPAKLSPAESVEKPRKDQNLLQSDKENETIGEKSQLEIAMAEQAPVSTSVSQSKEEEIEVAEEPMEYMQAEKAGLDLPNVPEILEKVEPRKTEQDQSEVKQIETELVEKDDKPKVTHEEPKVVEKHEEPKVVEKHEEPKVVETHEEPKVVEKHEEPKVVEKHEEPKVVETHEEPKVVETHEEPKVVEKHEEPKVVEKDEEPKVVEKDEEPKVVEKDEEPKVVEKDEESKVVEKDKEDKGFEKDEEHNIVEKYEEPQSVQKEQEFKIAEKDEEPTVVEKHEEPKVVKDEEPTVAGKDEEPKVVKKDNEPSFVEKDEEPKVVENDEETRVVEKDEEPEVVDKHEETGLEKDEKTGLVKDKVEEHDELEGAGAAVQETIEPRAAIESIVTVEDDFITVVQTIDEREVPGHSVRFSTPPEEESPQMLRDEEEEEDSIEMAQEAEMEAASLEEVQDAPEAVQAPVCPPKEVPESECPTESYDDYKDETTIDDSILDSSWIDTQDDDKSMATEKIEPLPRILSPAKKPSTEKPVKQKPKSGRAKGRISTPERKPIWKDPGPVQKGDLKKKKAVIKKVEVTKKSENQSRSPSRKSVLKAAVRHPRATQHHICAKRKPTVSADGRLTFSSVRHSRDRASTPNPTSLTKIPTCKTRASALPQPRLNSTCSYNKTSLLVEFEGPRPFSAGPQDSISINNLEKDGGSRSPEKRSSLPRPASILTRRAYTSEYEESSTSITSSGSTAPRRPTSFQTEVRAEHRTGRSASMTGTESVRSRSARSGTSTPRTPGSTAITPGTPPSTSCRTPGTPRTPGTPKSLSLLSQEQKVAILRTPPKSPVTGSKQLRVLNQPMPDLKNVRAKIGSTDNIKYQPKGGLIQISNKKLDFSHVQSKCGSKDNLKFSPLGGNVQIQSKKLDLSHVTSKCGSMDNIHHKPGGGNVRIESVKLDFKDKAHAKIGSLDNAHHVPGGGNVMVRGGHFPPGTLVSSPGPKTCMIESHKLMFRETAKARVDHGAEIVTQSSGLSPHQMSSSGSINLLESPQLATLAEDVTAALAKQGL; from the exons ATGGCAGACGGTCGGCAGCCTGAGGACAGCGCCTCGCAGTGGGCATTGCCAGGGACCCAGGACTCCTCCAGTCCTGTGGGAGAGAATGGTTTCTCCTACAGGACGTGCCAGCCTGGTGCTGCGCACGCCGCCGCCGCTGCCTCCTATGCCAAAGAGAACGGCTTTAACGGTGACCTGCCCTCGGGCCATGAAGTAACTGCAG AGCAAGTGTCCGCGCGCATTGTGCAGGAGGTGACGGCCGAGGCAGTGGCGGTTCTGAAGGGAGAGCAGGAGCTCCATCCAGGCACAGCCGTCCGACTCTCCTCAG TGGAAGACTCAACCAATTTGCCACCTTCTCCACCTCCGTCTCCTGCGGCTGAGCACTTTGGCCCTCTGGAGCAAG ATGTAGGGGATGAGGAGGAGGCTGGGCCTCTCTGCCGCTTCCAAAATTCTCGGGAGAGGTGCAAGTTCCTCGCCCCCTCCATCTCAGTTTCAGTGCCCGAGGATGAACCCTACTACTCTGACGAGGAGTACTATGACCACCCCTTATTCAGCCCTGAGTGGACACTCTCGGGCTCGTGCCCTTCAGGGCAGGCCGCTGCCTTTAGCCAGATTGAAG CTGTGAAGATGGATGCAGAAAAGCCATGTGGAGAGAGGGCTACGCCGGTCAGCACGGACTTCGCTCAGTCAGAG AGCAATGCCAAAGAGCCCACGGTGAATCCTGATCAAAAGGAAGACTCACCAGTCAATATTGAGAAGCAAGCTCCTACAGATGCAGTTTCTTTAGACTCAAGTATGTCTCAAACACACGTGATGCAATTACTAGAAGTGGAATCTACATCTACTGGAGACAAGCAGCTAGATGTTATAGCAAGTGCCAAAAGTCTAGAAGTGCCTGGAACAGAGTCTGCTAGCTCAGATAAACAAGAAGGAACTATGGACAAGTCTGGAATGTCTGCTTATTTTGAAACAACCACACTGAAATCAGAGGAGACGAGGGGACAAGGTGAAGATTATTATGAGCTTAGTACTGCATCAGATGAGACTAAGTCTGCCATTTCCTCAGTTCCAGAAATTAGCTACAGTACCCTAGTTCAATCTCAGTCTATAGGTGAAATTCCTGAAAGTCAAAAGGGTACTGAAGAGCAACAAAAGGTTCTCGCATCATCTGAAAAAAGGGATGATTGCAAGCTCTCTCCTGGAAAGTTGGCCTTGGAGCAAAGAAGTTACTCCCTGAATATCACCATTGGGGCTATGGATCAGAGTGGAGGACAAGGGCGTCCCAGAAACTTCTCCCCATTAGCGACTGACATCATGTCTTATACCAGTGGAAGCCTTGATGAATCTACCGAATGCATTCCTGTCTCGCCATCAGTGGAGAAACTCCCCTCTTTCCCACCACTGATCCTGGAGACATCAGCCTCTGTCACCACTCCATCAGCTTCTCCACCTCATGACACAGTAGCTGATATCAAGACCACAAGTCCACAGCCTGAATCCCCAGGTTCTCCCTTACCTAATAAGTTCAGCTATAAAAATGGTGCTGTGATGGCACAAGATCTACCTGAAATGCTGGACTTGGCAGGTACTCGTACAAGATTAATGTCTGATAACACTGATCCTGAGATTATAAGAAGGAAGTCAGTCCCTGCTGACATGCCTGCCCTAGTGAGTGACTCCTTAGCCCATTTGTTTCAGGGTCAGCGAGTTACAAAAAGCGAGACTCAATTGGAGGAACATGGATACTGTGTTTTTAGTGAGTACTCTGGTCCCATGCCATCTCCAGCGGATGTTCACAGTCCATTGGATTCTCCACCAACACAAATCTTCAACAGAATGAtttcagaagaaaaagagaCCATTCCAAATACAAGTGGACAGGAAAGTCCATCATCTAACGTTCTAAAAGAAGACATTTCCCCAGAAACAGAGGAGGAAAAGGATAcaagagaaaaaatgtgcaaaaataatgaTGCTGGAGCAGAGCAGCCAAGCAATCAAGTTAAAACGTTTGCCACTCcaactgttactgttactctggAAGGCGTGAAAACAGATCTTGATGAAGAGGCCAAACTTGCAGCTGAACAGGAGGCTGAAATAGCTGATTATGAGAGGCAAATTCGCAAGCTGGAAATGGAAGACAGACCTTTAAGTGTTGAAGAGGAGAGGGAGCTCCAGGAGCTACGTGAAAAGGTGAAGAATAAGCCAGATTTGGTTCACCAGGAAGCCTATGAGGAGGTAGATGCTGAGGATGTGTACCAGCTTACTGGAGTTGCCAAGGACAGGATTGCTAGACCAATTAAAccatcaccaacatcatcagTGGAGAGTggaacagaagaagaaaaagtacCTGTTGACACAGAGAAAACTAAACAGGCACAAGACGGTCAGAAAGAAGAGCCCGCAAAATTGTCTCCTGCAGAATCTGTCGAGAAACCCAGGAAAGATCAGAACCTCCTACAATCTGACAAGGAGAATGAGACTATTGGAGAAAAATCACAACTGGAAATTGCGATGGCAGAGCAGGCTCCTGTTTCCACTTCAGTGTCACaaagtaaagaagaagaaatagaagTAGCTGAGGAACCTATGGAGTACATGCAAGCAGAAAAAGCAGGTTTAGATTTGCCAAATGTGCCTGAGATACTGGAGAAGGTTGAACCACGGAAGACTGAACAAGATCAGTCTGAAGTAAAACAAATTGAAACAGAGCTTGTTGAGAAAGATGACAAGCCCAAAGTGACACATGAGGAGCCTAAAGTTGTTGAGAAACATGAGGAGCCTAAAGTTGTTGAGAAACATGAGGAGCCTAAAGTTGTTGAGACCCATGAGGAGCCTAAAGTTGTTGAGAAACATGAGGAGCCTAAAGTTGTTGAGAAACATGAGGAGCCTAAAGTTGTTGAGACACATGAGGAGCCTAAAGTTGTTGAGACACATGAGGAGCCTAAAGTTGTTGAGAAACATGAGGAGCCTAAAGTTGTTGAGAAAGATGAGGAGCCTAAAGTTGTTGAGAAAGATGAGGAGCCTAAAGTTGTTGAGAAAGATGAGGAGCCTAAAGTTGTTGAGAAAGATGAAGAGTCCAAAGTTGTTGAGAAAGATAAAGAGGACAAAGGTTTTGAGAAAGATGAAGAGCACAATATTGTTGAGAAATATGAGGAGCCACAAAGTGTTCAAAAAGAACAAGAATTCAAAATTGCTGAGAAAGATGAAGAGCCCACAGTCGTTGAGAAACACGAGGAGCCTAAAGTTGTGAAGGACGAAGAGCCTACAGTTGCTGGGAAGGACGAAGAGCCAAAAGTTGTTAAGAAAGATAACGAGCCGTCGTTTGTTGAGAAAGATGAAGAGCCCAAAGTTGTTGAGAACGACGAAGAGACCAGAGTTGTGGAAAAAGATGAAGAGCCCGAAGTTGTTGACAAGCATGAAGAAACTGGACttgaaaaagatgaaaagacAGGACTTGTGAAAGATAAAGTGGAAGAGCATGACGAGTTGGAAGGGGCAGGGGCAGCGGTACAAGAAACCATAGAGCCCCGAGCTGCCATTGAGTCTATTGTAACCGTGGAAGATGACTTTATTACTGTGGTGCAGACCATTGATGAACGAGAAGTACCTGGGCACAGCGTACGTTTCTCCACTCCTCCTGAAGAAGAATCACCACAAATGCTTCgagatgaagaggaggaagaagactCTATTGAAATGGCTCAAGAAGCAGAAATGGAGGCTGCTAGCCTAGAGGAAGTCCAGGATGCTCCTGAAGCTGTACAGGCCCCTGTGTGTCCTCCTAAGGAGGTTCCAGAGAGCGAGTGTCCTACTGAGAGCTATGATGACTACAAGGATGAAACCACTATCGATGACTCCATCTTAGACAGCTCCTGGATAGACACTCAAG ATGATGATAAGAGCATGGCCACAGAGAAAATTGAGCCTCTTCCAAGAATATTAAGCCCTGCCAAGAAGCCCTCTACCGAGAAGCCAGTCAAACAGAAGCCTAAATCAGGCAGAGCCAAAGGCCGAATTTCCACACCGGAACGCAAACCCATCTGGAAAGATCCGGGACCGGTCCAAAAAGGGgatctgaagaagaaaaaag CTGTGATTAAGAAGGTTGAGgtcacaaaaaaatctgaaaatcagAGCCGTTCTCCCTCCAGGAAGAGTGTTTTAAAGGCCGCCGTAAGGCATCCTAGAGCTACCCAACATCACATCTGTGCTAAGCGGAAACCCACAG taTCAGCAGACGGACGGCTGACGTTCAGCTCGGTGCGTCATTCCAGAGACAGGGCGTCT ACCCCCAACCCGACTTCACTAACTAAGATCCCCACCTGTAAAACACGGGCGTCGGCTCTTCCTCAGCCCCGCCTGAACTCCACCTGCTCCTACAATAAAACAAGCTTATTGGTGGAGTTCGAAGGGCCCCGCCCCTTCTCAGCAGGGCCTCAAGATTCCATCTCAATTAACAATTTAGAAAAG GACGGAGGATCTCGGAGCCCCGAGAAGAGATCGTCTCTGCCTCGACCAGCCTCTATTCTGACTCGACGCGCTTACACTAGCGAATACGAGGAGAGCTCCACCTCCATCACTAGCTCTGGATCGACTGCACCACGCAGGCCCACAT CTTTCCAGACTGAAGTCAGAGCTGAACACAGGACAGGTCGATCTGCCAGTATGACAG GCACCGAGTCCGTGCGTTCCCGCTCCGCTCGCTCCGGCACCTCCACTCCCCGCACTCCCGGCTCCACGGCCATCACTCCCGGCACTCCTCCCAGCACATCCTGTCGCACCCCAGGCACCCCACGCACCCCGGGCACCCCCAAATCCCTCAGCCTTCTCTCACAGGAGCAGAAGGTGGCCATTCTTCGTACGCCTCCGAAGTCTCCTGTCACTGGATCCAAGCAGCTGCGTGTCCTCAACCAACCCATGCCTGACCTCAAGAACGTCAGGGCCAAGATCGGATCCACGGATAACATCAAGTACCAGCCTAAAGGAGGACTG ATTCAAATTTCAAACAAGAAGCTGGACTTCAGTCATGTGCAATCAAAATGTGGGTCCAAGGATAACCTGAAGTTTTCACCCCTTGGAGGCAAT GTTCAGATTCAATCGAAGAAGCTCGATCTCAGCCACGTGACCTCCAAGTGCGGCTCTATGGATAACATCCACCACAAGCCAG